In a genomic window of Rhododendron vialii isolate Sample 1 chromosome 12a, ASM3025357v1:
- the LOC131311182 gene encoding uncharacterized protein LOC131311182, whose translation MVVAETHIWDGYVKSHKDAANWRNRSFPHFDMLLTVFGKDRATGKSAVTAEDVLEEESRNEESCDRENLGIGIEEMEHFLSSTNGEESNSNGKKRKRNDDSLDAFHEAATIIGSKIEEATNKFSQALGVDLAIAKMRDKVNDELRKLSNLSMIQRHRALLAIARDHATTACFFTLKDDEKEDFVMALLRGDL comes from the exons ATGGTGGTCGCTGAAACACATATTTGGGATGGCTATGTTAAG AGCCATAAAGATGCAGCTAACTGGAGGAATAGGAGTTTCCCACACTTTGACATGCTTTTAACAGTCTTCGGGAAAGACCGTGCCACAGGTAAGAGTGCTGTTACTGCTGAGGATGTATTAGAGGAGGAGAGTAGGAATGAAGAGAGTtgtgatagagaaaatttaggCATTGGTATTGAAGAAATGGAGCACTTCTTGTCATCCACAAACGGAGAAGAGAGTAATTCTaacgggaaaaaaagaaagaggaatgaTGATAGCTTGGATGCTTTCCATGAAGCAGCAACGATCATTGGTTCAAAGATTGAAGAAGCTACTAATAAGTTCAGTCAAGCTCTTGGTGTCGATCTTGCTATAGCTAAGATGAGGGACAAAGTAAATGATGAGCTTCGGAAGCTTTCAAATCTATCTATGATTCAACGCCATAGAGCCTTACTTGCCATAGCTCGTGATCATGCGACGACTGCGTGTTTCTTTACCTTGAAAGATGATGAGAAAGAAGATTTTGTGATGGCTTTGCTTAGGGGAGATCTGTGA